From Clarias gariepinus isolate MV-2021 ecotype Netherlands chromosome 2, CGAR_prim_01v2, whole genome shotgun sequence, one genomic window encodes:
- the LOC128518102 gene encoding trace amine-associated receptor 1-like produces the protein MNLTEFNQSDYCELFSCPEKSVSPAVYILLYVCSAAVVLQTVCGNMLVIISVLHFKQLHTQTNTLVLSLAVSDFLIGALVMVPIFIWTIESCWIFNTSYCIFLMITSFFLGNQSIYNIALISVDRYLALSNPFFYTKSISKKFMCIVVYSNWCLCLVYVIALLYINRNFMGFVMCPGQCFYILNEVWTAIDLVHTFIFPCSVILFFYTLVFVIAKKHATAIRELNNHARPKTQKITSHSMKSERKAAKVLGILVSVFLVCLLPYFICSVLGGVIKIQPETIQKAVIMLYLNSTINPFIYALFYPWYRRCFKLIITLQIFQTDSSLTNVLS, from the coding sequence tgtatgtgtgttcagcGGCTGTGGTTCTTCAAACAGTGTGTGGAAATATGCTGGTAATAATTTCTGTTCTTCACttcaagcagcttcacacacaaacaaacacacttgTGCTCTCTCTGGCTGTGTCAGATTTCCTCATTGGTGCTTTGGTGATGGTGCCGATATTTATCTGGACGATTGAGTCATGCTGGATTTTTAATACAAGTTACTGCATCTTTTTGATGataacttctttttttctcgGAAACCAGTCCATCTACAATATCGCTTTGATCTCTGTGGATCGGTATTTAGCTCTCTCAAATCCATTTTTCTACACAAAGTCAATCTCTAAGAAGTTTATGTGCATTGTAGTGTATTCTAACTGGTGTTTGTGTCTTGTGTATGTCATAGCACTTTTGTATATTAATAGAAACTTTATGGGTTTTGTAATGTGCCCTGGACAGTGCTTTTACATTCTGAATGAGGTTTGGACTGCAATTGATCTTGttcacacatttatatttccatGTTCtgtcatattatttttttatactctggtttttgtgattgctaagaaacatgccactgctatcAGAGAGCTTAATAATCATGCACGacctaaaacacagaaaatcacctcacactcaatgaaatctgagagaaaagcagctaaagtcctcggcattttagtgtctgtgtttctggtgtgtttacttccatattttatttgCAGTGTATTAGGAGGTGTTATTAAAATACAGCCAGAAACTATTCAGAAAGCTGTTATTATGCTTTACCTTAACTCCACtattaatccatttatttatgccCTGTTTTACCCATGGTATAGAAGgtgctttaaattaattattactttGCAAATATTCCAAACAGACTCTTCATTAACAAACGTTTTATCATGA